Below is a genomic region from Castanea sativa cultivar Marrone di Chiusa Pesio chromosome 2, ASM4071231v1.
TATATTTTCTTGGTATAAACAAATGTGGGCACTTTtcggtttttgtttttgaaaaaaagaaccatttaaaattagtaaataaCGGTTAAAGTTCTTTGTAAATCAACTTACATCTCGTCAAGTTTCAAcaaagatgtttatagtttaaATCTTTCCGTCcctaattataaaaataatttttttttttttttttaaatcttattgaCAAACCCAATTAGCTCAGGCCCAATAACTGGCCCAATTCCAGACGACCGTCAATCGGCCCAACTGTGTTAAAAGCCCTAATTCTCTCTCCCACGCGATCTGTCTCTTCTCTCAATCTCGTTCTCTCCTCAGTCCTCCGAGCTAAGCCTCTGCGCCTCTGCCTCTGAGAGAGCTTCTCCTCGCCGGTAagtctctctcactctctctctctcaaattccAGATATCTAACTAACttacccacacaaaaaaaaacttagatttcTAACTGTAATTTGGGTCTGACTACcccaaaaaaatgttatgtaaCACATTCTTAGATTAGTATGAGGTTTTATAGCAAGTTTCTTTAGCATTTAATAACTGTCAGGTTTTGGTACATAATGTATAGTACTTCAATTGTTTCCCTGTTGCTTTTAgggtgaaaacaaaaaaaatgccacTGGGATTGATATTAGGCTTAGGAAGGGCATTTCGAAGAAAGCGGCCATCATCCcttgacattctctcttcaaagagGGCGCCGCGAGATTACTACAAGGGGAAGAACTGCAAGCCAACTGGATTCCATACCCGCAAAGGTAGGCGTGGCCATTTAGCCCCCTTCATATACACTAATTTGATTGTCTTCTTTTGTAATGCATTTGGAATATTGATGCAGGTGGGTATGTTGTGGTGAATGAAAAGCTGCCTAATTATGTAGTCCCAGATTTGACTGACTTCAAGGTACTCATTTTTTACAAACTTTAGAGACTATTTGTATATGTTTGAATGCTGTGAGTCTTCAAAGGGAAAGGTTCCTTTGCAGCTTCACATTGTACAGAATGCTTATTGACATGGAAGCTTTTTGGGGCCtcgtttttttttattgttgctCAAGAAATCCCAACATTTATGTTGCTTTGCTTCCATTTCTAAGGTTTATAAATGGTAAACTCACTCCTGTTGTCCCTCCCTTTTTGTGCAGCTAAAGCCTTATGTCTCACAGTGCCCAAGAGAAGTTAAAACTGCAGAGGCAACTGATGGGGCAAAATAAAGCCGACATGTCCACTTCTAATACTCTGGTGATTTTTGTGCCGAACAACTTTGagtatttttgagaaaaaaaaataatatcaaatttggattttacttcCCAGATTAGTAGATTATTAGCCTGATGAGTACTTTTGCCTCTTGTTTCATAAATCTAACAGTCGTCACTCTTGAGTGAAATAGATACAATGTGAAAAATTTGGTTGGATGAAAGTACATCACTTGCTTTCCTCCCTCATTCCCCTCTTCATTAACTATGAATGGAAGGAATACtatttaatgtcaaaatatTCCAACCTAGACTGAATTAcacaatatatatgtattttccttgcgtttctggttttttttttttttttttttaattcaatagttgggggtTCTTTTTACATTTGAATAAAACATacttatttatccaaaaaaaatagttggttgcagggggatttgaaccccaGTTGTCTCTATTTGGAAACACAAAAAAGTGCCAACTAGTTAAGCTACAAGGCCCTTGGCTCCTAGTGTTTTTGAAGTTACATGTGTCATCTTAGCTTTTATAGATGCTAAGTAAGTGCTCTCATAATATCTTAGTGATGTTGGTTTTTATGTACAAGGATCATTGCATGGGGACCAATTCAGGTTCTTAAGACTGCATCTAATGTGCCAAATTCTGTGGATACTTCTATATGCTCATTAGGCACCAATGTTGGTGAAGAATTTTTGAGCTACAAGCTATTGCAAATGAAGTTTATCTATGTCGTGGGCGCAGTCTGgtaattgaaatatttttgggaTGTCTTTCAATGAATATGGGAAATCGCAATGGCTAATCTACCAAGAATTATGATTCTGTGCTCTTCAAAATGATGCCTACACAGAGGGAAAATATGGACTTCTGTATAAAAAGGGGCCAGTAAATATTTCTGTTAAGCTAAAAGATCACACTAGTCTCTGTAACTAAAGGGTTTCATTTCTCCCTTCAACTGAGGAGGTTTATATCCAATCAGGTACAGATGAAGATTTATCGAAGTAGGATTCTTTTAAGGTGTGAAAAAACGAAATTGAGGGAGGTAGGCTAAGAGCACATGCTATCAGTCTTTTTATTATGATTCAAGCTTGAGTTTACAACAGAACTGGATTTCATATCTCTTTGCTATCCATTCGATAAGGTTTTTGTTTGTGTACGGTTGAAAATGTTAAGAGATGGTATATCATAGGTTTCAAGCTTTTTGGAAATTCTATTAGAGCTGAAAATATATGTTGCATAGAAACCGAAAACTGATTGGTGtattggtttgataataaataacTATCATTAAGAGCggacgctataggttgaaactccctaaatatatatatatatatatatatatatatatatatttttttttttttttttttttttgctgtatttgattttttaatttaattagttgaTTAGTTAGATAGCTTGCCACTTGTCAGCCTCTTATCGGGCCTAGCTTGTTAGTGGAGTCAGTTATTTCATTAGCACTGAGTAACAACATGAAATTTATTAAGTGGTTAAAACTTATCAATCACGTTCattgttatattaatttatatgttttatatagtaaaatttgtaatgccttcagcatttttcaaaattgtatgATAATAagtggtttaaaaaataaaaagggttgTGCTTTATTTTTCTCACTTCCAAAAACGTCttcaaaatattaaaccaaTATAAACTCAACCCAATCAAAAACCtgtttggggaaaaaaattgatttgaggtTGTGattttgtaaactaatattttatacaGTAAATTGTCAATATTAACCATgttatttaattctttttaataaattttatacttgAACCATGTTATTTGATtctttatatgaaaattttacttTGGTTAGTATCaattcatcaaattatttatttaattcgTCAAATTAACCCTGGTTAGttagtattaaataaatttatattaatttatattcaaataaaaatgtctcatttaaatttattaccTTAGGCTCCAACTACATCAAACCGGCCGTGAGACAAACTTCAAAGAAGAGGATTATTCTATGCCAACCCTCAAGTGTGTTTGCAACCATCAAACGAACCATTGAGGAGTGCGTATCTTTATGTTAAAGAGATTGTGACATTCATCAGTGTTCTCCTACAGTGTTAGCCTTTACGCCATGGATCTGTTATCCATAGATAGATTTCTACAATGCTACAATGATTATGAACGATTTTGTTTTGAAGGGGTCATAAAGATTATTGGGGTTTGTAAACTACAAGAAAGGCTTGCGAGGATCTATGGAAACAACTGGGAAACAATAGTCTTTTTTCTATAACATTTACTTAACTGTGTTAACACCAATCTTGACTCCatagtttaatttattattatagtttAATTTATGCTAAAATGTAAAACTCACCTTCTATATTTCACTAAAATTCATAATACTCTAACTTTGTTTatattcatttcagtcctctaactttcaagtttattcaattaaagttttttcattaacttttgttatatgttgtggttaatttttcaatatgttaaatttttcttcaaattttttaaattaaaaaaatccaattaatgattgaaaaaaaatttccaaatttttttttctaaaaaaatttaacaaaagttaacgaAAAAGTCTTGATTaaataaatctgaaatttaaagattaaaatgaatgaaagtaaagttagaaggtcttaatttaataaatctaaaatttagaggactgaaatgaatgaaagtaaagttagaagagtttaattaaataaatctgaaatttaaaagactgaaatgaattttgaagaaaCTGGTGAATTTTGCCgcctttaattttattatctttcaaaatttcatgattttatttagtacttttaaaattatagattttaatttagataattAAATTACCCTTTAGTTTagaatctttttaaaaaaaattaccttctttctttcttttttttttctttatagttttttattttgtgtctacTTAAACGGAGAAAGTATATTTTGTTTGGAGTGTATACATCAAGTCTCTTATATCATGTCCTTATTTTGTACTCATATAAGGTTGAACCATCAAACTTACGTGCATTGCTTCTGTTCTCTTCTCCTCTTCAATGTCTTATTAACATACGGGACAGAAAAGTTGTGCACGGAAATGCAAGGAAAAACTTGAGTCCAGTgcaaaccaaacccaaaaatgagGATCCAGAGTGCCCCACCTCATCGATCTCCGTTGATCCTGGTCGTCCAAGTCGACACCCCCACGTGCACATACTTATCGAACCGCGTCCTACACTCCTACTGAGTACCTACTTGCCTctattatttacattttattaCACACAACAAAGGTCCCATTATCCATCTCCTCGCTATCCAAGAGTACAcgaaaacatataaaaattggGTCACCGTCACTTctattttctaaaacttttactcttttttgtGTTGGAAAGAATAACAAATTTACTTAAAAGGTTAAAAGTGCCCCCACCAATTTTTTACCCCACCGTCACTCTTCTATATTCtaacaaatttaagaaaacttAGGTAGGTTACTTCCTTTCAattgtatttattatttagccaaataattatattataaaaagaaattaaaaaatttattttataaaaatactatTAAAGTTAAATCTTATgattaattgatcaattttatgattttatcatatgattaaactcaaaaaaataaatcacatgATTGATAAATctcaacatttaaatttttatattaaaaaaaagtcccTTATTTTTACTAGAttaagaaattatattattatctatatCATAGTATTAATAACAAGATTctttatttggtttttaatattttacgTATTAAATTATTCTtacacaaattcttaaactctctTAAATACTcctatcttttagttaaataattttaaattaaaaaaatacaaattggttgaaaaaataatttacttttCATAATCGGCTTAAAACTTAAAACGctatctctatctcattttaaaacattattctatattatattacttctttctttaaaaaaaatatatacacagTTATTTATACattacttttaaatattataatattaaattaaaaaaataaataaataaaaatagtattattGCACGCATAAAGGAGCTGTGATGAGTCtagtaaataatattacatcatttttatataaaattattgctcatatttttatttatttttcacttgtGAAATTGTGtcactgcatttttttttcctttaacttTTGTATATCTAAAGTTCCCAActttacccaaaaagaaaaagaaacctttTTCCATCTACGTGGCTCGAGGCCCATATACGTTCTTTCCACGTGCACTGCCGCCCCCCTATAAATAAAGTGGGCCCCCCAATAAATAAAGTAGGTCCCCATTTTAGTAGTCGGCACCTCTTCAATTTGCATCCTAGCCGTCAATTAAGCTAACAGTTAAACTTTCAAagtgcaaaatttttttttgggagaagatTTCAAAGAGCTATAGAACTGGAGGTTTGAGTCACTGGGCTGTGACCATATATGCACACAGCTCCTCAATTCCTATTAATGTGTTAAGATTAGAAAATTTAcgcaataaaaaattacatagtaAAAAGTGAGTTTTGATGTAAGAAAGGTGAAATTATTAATAAGTATATCAAATGTAAACACTAAACACcctatttttacataaaattggACACCTTTCTAGATTTTGTACATGGGTCTAACTttaagagcattcccatcaaatatgttaaatgcaaaatatttGGTATTTGACACACTAAACACCAAAAATCCTCTCCcataagagcattcttatcaaacattctaaaaaatttagcatttacccTCTCAAAACCtatatttataacatataacacaccactttacaatacaacctatatcaaaacttctaatttttttacaatttcatttaaatattgtttctttattatttttcactaattttttatttttcctctctctaaaagTAATATAAAAGTGGACCCCATAGAATAAAAAAGTaacataaatttttacaattgatGAATAGTGTCATTTCATATTTGAAATGGCACTATTCAttaattgcaaaaattttacaatatgaaAGGTTTGATGGAGCAAGCTTGAACCtttcaaatgctaaaaaaaataaaatttttagcatttgaaaGGTTTGCTAAGAATGCTCTAAGGTGTTCTAAATGCCAAAACATTTGGCATAAGTGAGCAGTACCGTTCCAATTTTGGAACAATACAGACAAAAATggtatatgaaaaaataaattttttattatttttctttctcctctcaTTAATTTtatctcctttttttctctctctcaaccatatacctctcttttctctcaaccTCTCTCACAATCTGCCATAGTGATCTCTCCACCCGTTGCCGTTCACCAGCAGCTCGCCTCTCCTCCAACGCCAACGCCACTTGCTACTCGCCAAGCAGCTCGCTTCACCGAAGCCGAAGCCGAAGCCGAAGCCGCTCGCCAAGCAACCCGCCTTCGCCGAAATCTCCCCGAACTCACTAAGATCTAAATCCCcttatttgtttggattgttTATGGTTGATTTTGGGGATTGGATTTGGTTTGAGAAATTGGATtgtagttttgtaggtttggtATTTTGAGGTGGTGGTGATTAGTGGTGATTTTGGCCAGTGGTATTGTGGTTTGTTGGGTTTATGTTTGCTGCATGTGGTTGGGctgatttggttttgttttgcatttAGGTTGTTGTATGGGcgtcaccccccccccctttaaGCCCATTTACTCGGAGGCCCATGGAGGTAATGACACGTGTGAAAACCTCACACCAATCATGTGTAAAAACACTCACGGCACGGCATTTAATGAGGCTTGTCGCATTTAAGGAGGCGAGGGTGATGACTCGCCGCCTCCGACAAATATGTCTTCCGAGCATGTTGAACTCAGAATGCACAGAATCACCTAGGGGATGCCACCGCCGAGCAGAAAACCTACTAGCGGAGCTGGTCCCGACGCCACTATCACTTTCTCCCACTcatcaccaaacatccacttaagCGAAATGGTATTGGACCTTCATTCCATTGCCTAAGGAATGTCCCTGCCGAGCATTAAGTCTAGCGGTGGAGCTAGTTCCAATGTCACTGTCACCTTCCCTCACTCTCAATTAAGCATCCACTTAGGGGAGACAATATTGGACCTCTCCTTCCACCCACCAGGAAAATGATCATGGTCATTCCACTaactttggctataaataggcaaggaCGATTCAGTTGAAGGGGTTGGCACTTCCGGAGTGAAGAGAttggagagaaaaagtgatCATCCTAGAAATAGAAGGAAAGTGCTAGAAAGAACAAGGAAAATTTTGGAACAGGGGTGGCCGAGCATAGCATCACCCATTGTAGGAAATCtgaaaacccaccaaaaaaatagattgtgagcccaaataccGATTAGGCCCAATAGTCGTATTTGGGTGCACACAGTTGTTTTTTGTAACAGTGGTGAGTTGTGGGTTATGGTGATGGGTTTGTAACAATGGAGGATTGTGGGTTATGGTGATGGGTTTGTAATAGTGGTTGGCTATGGTGGGGAGCCTTGTGGTGGGGGGGTGGCAGTGAGTTGTGGTGTGGGTGGCGGTGCGTAGTTGAAATGagctttttattttgtatttttttatattgttagttttttaatgttattttaatattttatatattattttaatgtatagaattgaagaatagAAGGTGTGATATATGatgaattgtaaaatgatgtgttaaaataataaagtaatcTTTTTGGTGTGTTAAAATGACATATTTATAGAACATCTGATGATAATGCTCTAAGTATAGCTAACATATACCTCACCTCCTAcatagaatataaaaaattttagtttttgatattttaatttaatttttggatttttttattatatcgttttattttatttttttaattcatagagtttttaaaagtattttagCCAGTAGTGGATGCTTGTATTATTATACGGTAGAGTCTTAACTAGAATAAGAATatgttaaataatatttttttagtgacATTCTCCTTGTTTAGTTTATTACTTTTGTATTTAACAcgaattagggttttcttttccCCAAGTTTTCTTCCGCTAGGCAAGTATAGGCTCATGTGGGGGGTGTTCATGGTGCGGTGTGGTACAGTTTTGGGTCATTTTTTGTACTGCGCTTTACGGTACAGTTTAGCCAAAATCATTACCGCAATgcacctcatttttgcggtcacatgtgtGATGTGGTGTGGTTTAGAGTTTAGCCAAGATCATAACCGCAAAGCACCTCATTTTTGTGATCACATTTGTGGTGCGGCGTATAAGATACGATTTGAAGTCggtatattttcaaattttaagctTTTCTTGCCCAAtccaaaattgatttttccctttatcttggaccaagttttaaactaatgagctaatttttcattattttaagtTGGCTTTCATAATCAACACTTGTTGGAATTATTAAGAGATCTGGATTTCAATATCCGCCTACcccaaaaattgattagtatcttggtctgataataaaagagttatcattaggagcagacgctataggttgaaactctctaaaaaaaaaaaaaaaaaactcttttaaaaaaaaaaaaaactagggttattaaactattaataatatatttaatattaca
It encodes:
- the LOC142623860 gene encoding uncharacterized protein LOC142623860 — translated: MPLGLILGLGRAFRRKRPSSLDILSSKRAPRDYYKGKNCKPTGFHTRKGGYVVVNEKLPNYVVPDLTDFKLKPYVSQCPREVKTAEATDGAK